The Devosia sp. SD17-2 genome includes a region encoding these proteins:
- a CDS encoding IS5 family transposase (programmed frameshift), translated as MSRLFWLSDEAWVAIEPHLPKNQPGARRVDDRRVISGIIHMLKCGGRWADCPGEYGPSTTIYNRWNRWSRRGIWARILAALTEQGWIAETAQIDSSYIKAHRCAGGGKGGPRANAIGISRGGRTTKVHALVDVIGRPLCLVLTPGNASDMKGADLLIAHTTGMKRIIADRGYDANRLRSTLRSQNTIPVIPGRKNRKRKIRYDEKRYKDRWRVEAMFCRLKDFRRVATRYDKLARNYLSAVMLAAAVAYWL; from the exons ATGAGCAGACTGTTTTGGTTGAGTGACGAAGCCTGGGTGGCCATTGAGCCCCACCTTCCCAAGAACCAGCCTGGAGCCCGACGGGTTGATGACCGGCGGGTGATTTCGGGGATCATTCACATGCTCAAATGCGGCGGGCGCTGGGCTGATTGCCCTGGCGAGTATGGTCCTTCGACCACCATCTACAATCGTTGGAACCGTTGGAGCCGCCGCGGTATATGGGCACGCATTCTTGCGGCTCTGACCGAACAGGGCTGGATTGCCGAGACCGCCCAGATCGACAGCAGCTATATCAAGGCCCATCGTTGTGCAGGTGGGGGAAAAGGGGGGC CGCGAGCCAATGCCATTGGCATCTCGCGTGGTGGCCGGACCACCAAGGTCCATGCGCTTGTCGACGTTATCGGCAGACCACTCTGCCTCGTCCTGACACCCGGCAATGCCTCGGACATGAAGGGAGCAGATCTGCTCATCGCCCACACAACGGGTATGAAGAGGATTATCGCGGACCGGGGCTATGATGCCAACCGTCTTCGCTCCACTCTTCGAAGTCAAAACACCATCCCGGTGATCCCCGGCCGCAAGAACCGCAAGCGCAAAATCCGATACGATGAGAAACGCTACAAGGACCGCTGGCGCGTTGAGGCCATGTTCTGCCGCCTCAAGGATTTCCGCCGCGTCGCCACACGGTACGACAAGCTCGCTCGGAATTATCTATCTGCCGTCATGCTCGCAGCAGCAGTTGCGTACTGGCTATGA
- a CDS encoding transposase gives MELLTSGGRRRRNRQWPDEVKARIVAETLRPGATVSEVADRHGLKANHVSSWRTLARNGKLVLPAPEDAVEFATLMVDPVDEALAAAEPAVSAGPEVVVGSVTIRLEPGASAARIASVVHALMAAS, from the coding sequence ATGGAGCTTCTCACAAGTGGCGGGAGGCGGCGTCGCAATCGGCAGTGGCCTGATGAGGTGAAGGCGCGGATTGTCGCCGAGACGTTGCGACCGGGGGCGACCGTCAGTGAAGTTGCGGATCGGCATGGGCTGAAGGCCAACCATGTCTCCTCTTGGCGAACCCTTGCGCGGAACGGGAAACTGGTGCTGCCGGCACCAGAGGATGCGGTGGAGTTTGCGACGCTGATGGTCGATCCCGTTGATGAGGCACTTGCGGCGGCGGAGCCGGCGGTATCGGCTGGGCCGGAGGTCGTTGTGGGTTCAGTGACCATCCGGCTGGAGCCAGGCGCTTCGGCGGCCCGGATTGCCTCGGTGGTCCACGCGCTGATGGCGGCCTCATGA
- the tnpB gene encoding IS66 family insertion sequence element accessory protein TnpB (TnpB, as the term is used for proteins encoded by IS66 family insertion elements, is considered an accessory protein, since TnpC, encoded by a neighboring gene, is a DDE family transposase.), producing MILPSNRVRIMVATKPIDFRKGHDSLAALVKNELHKDPFTGTVFVFRAKKTDRLKLLYWDGTGLVMAYKRLEEHEFTWPAVKDGLMTLSHAQFEALFSGLDWRRVRAVEARAPEAVE from the coding sequence ATGATCTTACCCTCCAACCGAGTGCGGATCATGGTGGCGACCAAGCCGATCGACTTCCGCAAGGGCCACGACAGCCTGGCGGCGTTGGTGAAGAACGAGCTGCACAAGGACCCGTTCACCGGCACGGTCTTTGTGTTCCGCGCCAAGAAGACCGACCGGCTGAAGCTGCTCTACTGGGATGGCACCGGGTTGGTGATGGCCTACAAGCGGCTCGAAGAGCATGAGTTCACCTGGCCTGCAGTGAAGGACGGGCTGATGACGCTTAGCCACGCGCAGTTCGAGGCCCTGTTCTCCGGGCTCGACTGGCGGCGGGTTCGGGCCGTGGAAGCGCGGGCTCCAGAAGCCGTCGAATGA
- a CDS encoding IS66 family transposase has translation MLDTAELPDDIAALKAMLVAAALRDQRKDERIAQLEKLVAAFKQAAFGRRSEKSDPDQFELALEDLETAIAAVHAEDEAEDRAARRPAKRRSANRGSLPKHLPRIEEIIEPESLVCGCGGGLHCIGEDVSERLDVIPAQFRVIVTRRPKYACRSCTDGVVQAPAPARLVPGGLPTEAMVAHVLVSKYADHLPLYRQAQIYSRQGVDLDRSTLADWVGRAAFELRPVYDALMADLKRSSKLFMDETRAPVLDPGARKTKTGYFWALARDDRPWNGTAPPGVAFTYAPGRGGLHAERILQGFGGILQVDGYAGYNRLIAPGRVGPGIQLAYCWAHARRKLVEITRAGTAPIAEEGVRLIGELYAIEADIRGLCPDDRLAARQQRSAPGAARIREWLDYHRARVSAKAPLGEALSYIAKYWAGLELFLTDGRIELDNNAVERTIRPIALNRKNALFAGHDAGAENWAVIASLIETCKLNGVDPHAWLAATLHAIVTGHRQSLINELLPWNYPASLGD, from the coding sequence ATGCTCGATACCGCCGAACTCCCCGACGACATTGCCGCCCTCAAGGCGATGCTTGTCGCTGCGGCGTTGCGCGATCAGCGCAAGGACGAGCGGATCGCCCAGTTGGAAAAGCTGGTTGCCGCGTTCAAGCAAGCGGCCTTCGGGCGCCGATCGGAAAAGAGCGATCCGGACCAATTCGAGCTGGCGCTGGAAGATCTGGAAACGGCCATCGCGGCCGTCCACGCCGAGGACGAAGCCGAGGATCGCGCCGCCCGCCGGCCGGCCAAGCGGCGCAGCGCCAATCGTGGTTCGCTCCCCAAGCACTTACCGCGGATCGAGGAGATCATTGAACCCGAAAGCCTGGTCTGTGGCTGCGGCGGCGGTCTGCATTGCATTGGCGAGGACGTGTCCGAGCGGCTCGACGTGATCCCGGCCCAGTTCCGGGTGATCGTCACCCGCCGCCCCAAATATGCCTGCCGCTCATGCACCGACGGGGTGGTGCAGGCGCCGGCGCCGGCTCGGCTGGTCCCGGGCGGGCTGCCGACCGAGGCCATGGTCGCCCATGTCCTGGTCAGCAAATATGCCGATCACCTCCCGCTCTATCGCCAGGCGCAGATCTACAGCCGTCAGGGTGTTGATCTGGATAGATCAACGCTGGCCGACTGGGTCGGTCGGGCCGCATTCGAGCTGCGTCCGGTCTACGATGCCCTGATGGCGGACCTGAAACGGTCATCGAAGCTATTCATGGACGAAACCCGCGCGCCGGTGCTCGATCCTGGGGCGCGAAAAACCAAGACCGGATATTTCTGGGCTTTGGCCCGCGATGATCGTCCCTGGAATGGCACCGCACCACCCGGTGTGGCCTTCACCTATGCTCCGGGCCGAGGTGGCCTTCATGCCGAACGGATATTGCAGGGCTTTGGCGGCATTCTGCAGGTCGACGGTTATGCCGGCTACAATCGGCTGATCGCGCCCGGCCGCGTCGGCCCGGGTATCCAGCTCGCCTATTGTTGGGCCCATGCTCGGCGCAAGCTGGTTGAGATCACACGCGCCGGCACTGCCCCGATTGCAGAAGAGGGTGTGCGGCTCATCGGCGAGCTCTATGCCATTGAAGCCGATATCCGAGGCTTGTGTCCGGATGACCGCCTCGCCGCTCGCCAGCAGCGATCAGCACCGGGCGCCGCACGAATAAGAGAATGGCTCGACTATCATCGCGCCCGCGTCTCCGCAAAAGCGCCGCTCGGGGAGGCACTCAGCTACATCGCCAAATACTGGGCCGGGCTCGAGTTGTTCCTGACCGATGGCCGCATCGAGCTCGACAACAATGCTGTCGAGCGGACCATCCGTCCGATTGCGCTGAACCGGAAGAACGCGCTCTTTGCCGGTCACGACGCCGGTGCCGAGAACTGGGCCGTCATCGCCTCGCTGATCGAAACCTGCAAGCTGAACGGCGTGGATCCTCACGCTTGGCTGGCCGCGACACTCCATGCCATCGTCACCGGACATAGGCAGAGCCTGATCAACGAACTGCTCCCGTGGAACTATCCTGCAAGCCTGGGTGATTGA
- a CDS encoding M14 family metallopeptidase — MGKVDIAFDTYYTYEEMTEHLKALAAAYPKLAKLKSVAKSHRGRDVWLMEITNPDTGPGLEKPGFYIDAQIHAEEHATSATALYGIWYLLTNYGTDEEVTRLVDSQVFYVLPRINPDGAELSLLEPYHPWCGNGRFLPGEDRIEGLIPQDINGDGYIVNMRVPDPLGEWKKSEADPRLMVQREPGEEGGEYFRIYPEGLIRNYDGVHVPIEKQQDGNMNRNFPTNWSPQEYGAGEYPFSEPEAMAMGRLVLDHPNICGMCAYHTHGGIILRPSMMKYDADMSPRDLALYKDLGNVGTRLTGYPTISTYEDFTPNKSMARHGSLKDWVYEEMGIICFSTELWDIETAAGVEKKGYLNFGPRDAETQQKLFNWVLENVGEHGFRDWEKFDHPQLGEVEVGGMVYIWSYRNPPGKLLEEICHNNTMFNLRHAAAAPQVKIDAFEVEALGSDLYKVSAVVANHGYLPTNLSDVAIENKVAKPVTIALELDNAEVIINSQKQVLGNLAGRNERKAEFSNWLPQWSPTKKRAEWLVKAKGPGAKVTAVSVSEKGGTHRISEVLA, encoded by the coding sequence ATGGGCAAGGTCGATATCGCGTTCGACACCTACTACACGTATGAAGAGATGACGGAGCATCTCAAGGCGCTGGCGGCGGCTTATCCCAAGCTGGCCAAGTTGAAATCGGTCGCAAAGTCGCATCGCGGGCGCGATGTTTGGCTGATGGAAATTACCAATCCGGACACTGGTCCGGGCCTTGAAAAGCCGGGCTTCTACATCGACGCGCAGATCCATGCCGAGGAGCACGCGACGAGCGCAACGGCGCTTTATGGCATCTGGTATCTGCTGACCAATTATGGGACCGACGAGGAAGTCACCCGGCTTGTCGACAGCCAAGTGTTTTACGTGCTGCCACGGATCAATCCCGATGGTGCCGAACTCTCCCTGCTCGAGCCCTATCACCCCTGGTGCGGCAATGGCCGGTTCCTGCCGGGTGAAGACCGCATCGAGGGACTGATCCCGCAGGACATCAATGGCGATGGCTATATCGTCAATATGCGCGTGCCTGACCCTCTCGGCGAATGGAAGAAGTCGGAGGCCGATCCGCGTCTGATGGTGCAGCGCGAGCCTGGCGAGGAGGGCGGCGAGTATTTCCGCATCTATCCCGAGGGGCTGATCCGCAATTACGATGGCGTGCATGTTCCGATCGAAAAGCAGCAAGACGGGAACATGAACCGCAACTTCCCAACCAACTGGTCGCCGCAGGAATATGGCGCAGGCGAATATCCGTTCTCCGAGCCGGAAGCCATGGCGATGGGCCGGCTGGTGCTGGACCACCCCAATATCTGCGGCATGTGCGCTTATCACACCCATGGCGGCATCATCCTGCGTCCTTCGATGATGAAGTACGACGCCGACATGAGCCCGCGCGATCTGGCGCTCTACAAGGATCTGGGCAATGTCGGCACGCGCCTGACCGGCTACCCGACCATCTCGACCTATGAGGACTTCACCCCCAACAAGTCCATGGCGCGCCACGGCAGCCTCAAGGACTGGGTCTATGAAGAGATGGGCATCATCTGCTTTTCGACCGAACTGTGGGATATCGAAACCGCCGCCGGCGTCGAGAAGAAGGGCTATCTCAATTTCGGCCCGCGCGATGCCGAGACCCAGCAGAAGCTCTTCAACTGGGTTCTGGAAAATGTCGGCGAGCATGGCTTCCGGGACTGGGAGAAGTTCGATCATCCGCAGCTGGGCGAGGTCGAAGTCGGCGGCATGGTCTATATCTGGAGCTACCGCAATCCGCCGGGCAAGTTGCTGGAAGAAATCTGCCACAACAACACGATGTTCAACCTCCGCCATGCCGCTGCGGCGCCGCAGGTGAAGATCGACGCGTTCGAGGTCGAGGCGCTCGGCTCGGACCTCTACAAGGTGTCCGCTGTCGTCGCCAACCACGGCTATCTGCCGACGAACCTCTCGGATGTGGCGATCGAGAACAAGGTCGCCAAGCCGGTGACGATTGCGCTCGAGCTAGACAACGCCGAAGTGATCATCAATTCGCAGAAGCAGGTTCTGGGCAATCTCGCCGGCCGCAACGAACGCAAGGCCGAGTTTTCGAACTGGCTGCCGCAGTGGTCCCCGACCAAGAAGCGCGCGGAGTGGCTGGTCAAGGCCAAGGGCCCCGGCGCCAAGGTCACCGCTGTTTCCGTATCGGAAAAGGGCGGCACCCACCGCATCAGCGAAGTTCTCGCCTGA
- a CDS encoding Gfo/Idh/MocA family oxidoreductase has protein sequence MTFRILQLGAGTRGRMWGKVAKMSDNVLTAAIVDPSQASLDLYSAENPETPAFTDLRAALASAQFDAVILVTPPDGHFEQMRRLFDAGLPILAEKPLATTLADAAAIVDMADASGLPMSVGLNFRYLPVNQTMRQWLTGEKLGQVGFGQFNYRTNRNGKRPGINRYPLVMEHPMMLEQTIHHLDLIRFVHGREVETIACREWNPPWSMYAHEANVNCLLGLEGGVEVNYHGTWSGGWNVYNFEWRVDCADGILVQRKLHSDLAYANSADPELIDIATPDAAPYYDDSVALLAEFIAAVRNGTPAPCDGRDHLRSLSLCFAGIESSQNGQAINMAEFYERNGLSRLLA, from the coding sequence GTGACATTTCGTATTCTGCAATTGGGGGCAGGCACCCGCGGGCGCATGTGGGGGAAAGTGGCCAAGATGTCGGACAATGTGCTGACGGCCGCAATTGTCGACCCGAGCCAGGCCTCGCTTGATCTCTACAGCGCCGAAAATCCGGAAACGCCGGCCTTCACCGATCTTAGGGCCGCGTTGGCATCAGCCCAGTTTGATGCCGTTATTCTCGTGACGCCGCCGGATGGGCATTTTGAGCAGATGCGCCGCCTGTTTGATGCCGGCCTGCCAATCCTGGCTGAAAAGCCTCTTGCGACCACGCTGGCCGATGCGGCGGCGATCGTTGACATGGCAGATGCCAGTGGCCTGCCGATGAGCGTCGGCCTCAATTTCCGCTATCTGCCCGTCAACCAGACCATGCGCCAATGGCTGACCGGTGAAAAGCTGGGGCAGGTGGGCTTTGGCCAGTTCAACTATCGTACCAACCGCAACGGCAAGCGTCCGGGGATAAATCGCTATCCCCTCGTCATGGAGCATCCGATGATGCTCGAGCAGACGATCCACCACCTCGATCTCATCCGCTTCGTGCATGGTCGCGAGGTCGAGACCATTGCCTGCCGCGAATGGAACCCGCCCTGGAGCATGTATGCCCACGAGGCCAATGTGAATTGTCTCCTCGGCCTCGAAGGCGGTGTTGAGGTGAACTATCACGGCACGTGGTCCGGCGGCTGGAACGTCTACAATTTCGAATGGCGGGTCGATTGTGCGGACGGTATTCTGGTGCAGCGCAAGCTGCATTCCGATCTCGCCTATGCCAATAGCGCCGATCCCGAGCTGATCGATATCGCTACGCCGGACGCCGCTCCCTATTATGACGACAGCGTTGCTCTGTTGGCAGAGTTCATCGCTGCTGTGCGCAATGGGACGCCTGCGCCCTGCGACGGCCGCGACCACCTTCGCTCCCTAAGCCTCTGCTTTGCCGGCATTGAGAGCAGCCAGAATGGTCAGGCCATCAACATGGCTGAATTCTACGAGCGAAACGGTCTGTCCAGACTGCTCGCCTGA
- a CDS encoding iron ABC transporter permease translates to MSHHHLVSGPRHAILHQLPLILVGLAVLLVATMVAAVSLGAVAIPLETVWGVIAHHIFPGSVEVTWSPGRDNIVWEVRLPRVILGATIGASLALVGAALQAITRNQLADPHLLGISSGAALGAVVVLLHTGMFLGLATVPLFAFAGALVTTALVVFVANLSDATDASRLVLTGVAISFVVTSLGSVGIFLGDPRAAHTVIFWMLGGLGLSQWGQLPYPLLALLFCGCYLFANARNLNAMTLGDESATTLGIPARRFRMVVFVVCALLTGAAVAFAGVISFVGLMIPHIVRMVVGGDYRRVLPFSALVGAIFLVLADIAARIIIPPQDIPIGVITGLVGGIFFVALTRKRKPR, encoded by the coding sequence ATGTCCCATCACCATCTCGTTTCCGGTCCCCGGCACGCCATCCTGCATCAGCTCCCCCTCATTCTGGTGGGGCTGGCCGTTCTGCTTGTCGCGACCATGGTCGCGGCTGTCAGTCTTGGCGCCGTCGCAATCCCCCTCGAGACGGTGTGGGGCGTGATCGCCCATCACATCTTCCCCGGCAGCGTCGAGGTCACCTGGTCGCCTGGTCGGGACAATATCGTCTGGGAAGTGCGTCTGCCGCGGGTGATCCTTGGCGCCACCATCGGCGCGAGCCTGGCGCTCGTCGGTGCGGCGCTGCAGGCCATCACCCGCAATCAGCTCGCCGATCCGCACCTGCTCGGCATTTCCTCCGGCGCCGCTCTCGGCGCGGTCGTCGTGCTGCTGCACACCGGCATGTTCCTCGGTCTTGCCACCGTGCCGCTTTTCGCCTTCGCCGGTGCCCTGGTGACCACCGCGCTCGTGGTCTTCGTCGCCAATCTGTCCGACGCCACTGATGCCAGTCGCCTCGTGCTGACCGGCGTCGCCATTTCCTTCGTGGTCACCTCACTCGGCAGCGTCGGTATTTTCCTCGGCGATCCCCGTGCCGCGCACACCGTTATCTTCTGGATGCTCGGCGGCCTGGGGCTCTCACAATGGGGCCAGTTGCCATATCCGCTTTTGGCACTGCTGTTCTGCGGGTGTTACCTTTTCGCGAACGCCAGAAACCTCAATGCGATGACCTTGGGCGATGAGTCCGCCACCACGCTCGGCATCCCGGCCCGCCGTTTCCGCATGGTCGTCTTCGTCGTCTGTGCCCTTCTTACGGGCGCCGCCGTCGCCTTCGCAGGCGTTATCTCATTCGTCGGCCTTATGATTCCGCACATTGTCCGCATGGTCGTAGGTGGCGACTACCGCCGCGTGCTGCCGTTCTCGGCTCTCGTCGGCGCCATCTTCCTTGTCCTTGCCGACATCGCCGCCCGCATCATCATCCCGCCCCAAGACATCCCGATAGGCGTCATAACCGGCCTCGTCGGCGGCATTTTCTTCGTCGCCCTGACCCGAAAACGCAAACCCCGGTAA
- a CDS encoding ABC transporter substrate-binding protein, whose product MKFASALMAPLLLAAGAATALAYPVTVNSCDREVTFDAPPSRAISNDVNLTEMMLALGLTERMVGYTGVSEWKTLDETLRVGVAELPELSPDYPTREVLLGADADFFFAGWNYGMRVGGEVTPETLAPFDIAVYELTESCIHVMDRPKSSIDDMYVDLLNLGRIFGVEDKAEALVASYREELAAFATTLPTGDKPSVFIYDSGENKPFTAGRYAMPTALIEAAGGTNILDDVEAGWVELGWEAVIERNPDIVVIVNYGEVTAEQKIAFMKDNPAFKDIPAVQNDRFVVLEYVEATPGPRNIAAIERLATAFNPS is encoded by the coding sequence ATGAAATTTGCTTCCGCCCTTATGGCGCCCCTGCTGCTCGCCGCCGGCGCCGCGACCGCATTGGCCTACCCCGTCACCGTCAATAGTTGCGACCGGGAAGTTACCTTCGACGCGCCGCCATCGCGGGCGATCTCCAATGATGTCAACCTCACCGAAATGATGCTGGCCCTTGGCCTGACGGAACGCATGGTCGGTTACACCGGCGTGTCCGAGTGGAAGACCCTCGACGAGACACTGCGCGTTGGTGTTGCCGAACTGCCCGAACTTTCGCCCGACTACCCCACGCGCGAAGTCCTGCTCGGCGCCGATGCCGACTTCTTCTTCGCGGGCTGGAACTATGGCATGCGGGTGGGAGGCGAGGTGACGCCCGAAACCCTGGCGCCGTTTGACATTGCTGTCTATGAGCTGACCGAAAGCTGCATCCATGTCATGGACCGGCCGAAATCCTCGATCGACGATATGTATGTCGACCTGCTCAACCTTGGCCGGATCTTTGGCGTCGAGGACAAGGCTGAGGCCTTGGTCGCTTCCTATCGCGAGGAGCTGGCCGCGTTCGCCACCACATTGCCGACGGGCGACAAGCCCAGCGTCTTCATCTACGACTCTGGCGAGAACAAGCCCTTCACCGCCGGCCGCTATGCCATGCCCACCGCGCTGATCGAAGCGGCTGGTGGCACCAATATCTTGGACGACGTTGAGGCCGGCTGGGTCGAACTCGGCTGGGAAGCCGTCATCGAGCGCAATCCGGACATTGTGGTGATCGTCAATTACGGCGAAGTCACTGCCGAGCAGAAGATCGCCTTCATGAAGGATAATCCGGCCTTCAAGGACATTCCTGCCGTCCAGAACGACCGTTTCGTCGTCCTCGAATATGTCGAGGCCACGCCGGGCCCGCGCAATATCGCGGCTATCGAGCGCCTCGCCACCGCGTTCAACCCAAGCTGA